In Actinomadura luteofluorescens, the sequence GCTGACCCGTCCATAGCTGTTCACAACGGTACCGGCCGCGCCGGGAGTCCCGCCCGTCAGGTCCGGCATGCGAGACGCTATCCGGGCAGGATCAGGTTCAGATCGCCGAATTCGTGCCACAGATAGCGCTCGGCGAGGGCGGCCTCGTAGGTGGCGGTGAGCAGGTCGAGGCCGGCGATGGCGGTCAGCATCATCAGGTGGGACGACCTGGGCTCGTGCAGACCCGTGAGGAGGCCGTCCACGGTTCGGACGCCGCCCTCGGGGGTCACGATGTGCTCGGTCCAGCCGGAGGACGCCTGGACGCGTCCCGCGGCGTCCACGGCCGTCTCCAGGGCGCGCACGGCGGTGGTGCCGACGGCGATCACCCGGCGGCCCCGCGCCCGGACGTGCCCGACGAGGGCGGCGGTCGCCTCGGGGACGGTGTAGTGCTCGGCGTAGGGCGGTTCGTGGGCCTCGGGGGACGCGACGCCCGTGTGGAGGGTGATCGGGGCGATCAGGACGCCGCGCGACACCAGCCGCGTCACCAGCTCGGGCGTGAAGGGGCGGGCGGCGCTCGGCATCTCCGCGCCGCCGGACGAGCGATCGTGCGCGAAGGCGGTCTGGTAGGTGGCGGCGGGCCAGTCGCGGCGGACGTGCCCGTACCTGATCGGGACGCCGTGGCGCCGCAGGTAGGGGACGACGTCGGTGCTCAGCCGGGCCTGCCAGAGCCGGCCGGACTCCCCGCGCGCGGGGTGGCGGTGCCGCCCGACGAGGGTGAGGGTGGCGCCGCCGGGCATCGGGATCCACTCGCCGGGGGAGCCTCCCGTGTACGGGCGGCTGGCCTTGCCGGTGAGGCGGCGCAGCTCGACGAGCCACAGCCGGTCGCCGGCGCCCTGGACCGGGGTGGAGAAGTGGACGCTGATCCGGTCGAGCCGGACGGCGGCGGGCAGCGTGGCCGAGGTGTTGACGACGAGCAGGTCGCCGGGGTCGAGCAGGCCGGGCAGGTCGCGGAACTCGTGGTGGGTGAGGGCGCCGGTGGCGCGCCGGGAGACCAGCAGCCGGACGCCGTCGCGGGTCCGGCCGCGCGCCTCGGGCGGCTCGTGCGCCTCCAGGGCGGCGGGGAGGGTGAAGTCGACGGTCATGTCCGGACCTCCAGGCGGAGAGCGGCGATCGCGCCGAACGCGGCGATCGCGGCGAACAGCGCCCCGGCGACGGCGAGCCCGGCGTCCAGCCGGGCGGCGCCGAAGCCGGTGACCAGCGCGCCCGCGACCCCGACCACGAGGGACGAGCCGAGGGTGTCGCTGATCTGCAGCGCGGAGGAGTTGACGCCCTGCTCGTCCTCGGCCGACAGGTCGAGCAGCAGGACGGAGAGGCTGCCGATCGAGAAGCCCATCCCGGCGCCGCCGACGATCCACGCGGGCGCGGCGAGCCAGCCGGAGAACTGCAGGGCGACGGTGGCGAGGACGATTCCGGCGGTGACGAGGACGGCGCCGAGCAGGGCGTAGAACTCGCGGGGGCGCTCGGAGCGGCCCTGGATCTGGGACGCCGCAGACCAGCCGAGCGC encodes:
- a CDS encoding S-adenosylmethionine:tRNA ribosyltransferase-isomerase, which produces MTVDFTLPAALEAHEPPEARGRTRDGVRLLVSRRATGALTHHEFRDLPGLLDPGDLLVVNTSATLPAAVRLDRISVHFSTPVQGAGDRLWLVELRRLTGKASRPYTGGSPGEWIPMPGGATLTLVGRHRHPARGESGRLWQARLSTDVVPYLRRHGVPIRYGHVRRDWPAATYQTAFAHDRSSGGAEMPSAARPFTPELVTRLVSRGVLIAPITLHTGVASPEAHEPPYAEHYTVPEATAALVGHVRARGRRVIAVGTTAVRALETAVDAAGRVQASSGWTEHIVTPEGGVRTVDGLLTGLHEPRSSHLMMLTAIAGLDLLTATYEAALAERYLWHEFGDLNLILPG